From a region of the Helianthus annuus cultivar XRQ/B chromosome 5, HanXRQr2.0-SUNRISE, whole genome shotgun sequence genome:
- the LOC110940551 gene encoding DNA mismatch repair protein MSH3 isoform X2, which translates to MGKQKQQVISRFFAPKPKPSSPPPPPPPPPPSSTSPNISATVTFSPLKRRRTSHLISPSNPNSPEPSQNPTLHQKFLNKLLQPCDDDDQVFTSSTNVLSNPKYTPLEQQVVQLKHKYQDVLLMIEVGYRFRFFGQDAENAARVLGIYAHMDHNFLTASVPTFRLNVYVRRLVSAGYKVGVVKQTETASIKAHGSNKLGPFCRGLSALYTKATLEAAEDVGEGEDGCVSCNNYLVCVVDNEVVGVEGTHVKIGIVGVEISTGDVVFGEFDDNLLRTGLEAKILTLCPAELLLGDPLSKLTEKLLVAYAGPASNVRMERASRDRYKDGGALAEVMSAYEKIGDSDTPQGESVELNGKTKNQLALALTINHLKQFGLERILCLGDPFRPFSNNVEMILSANAMQQLEVLKNNTDGSESGSLFECMNQTLTTCGSRLLRHWASHPLRDRNMINARLEAVSAILESMNSPNAYGGLRFHQLFTSVLTNLGRLPDIQRGITRIFHRTATASEFIAVIQAIIVSGKQLQQLRVEEEAIHSSLLKRLTLTASSSSIISTAAKLLSALNKEAAEQRDLSNLFVVSEGQFEEVGAARAKVKQAMEKLDLLIGLYRKQLKNQKLEFMSVSGTTHLIELPLDVKAPSNWVKVNSTKKTIRYHAPEVLVALDHLSLANEELLVVCRSAWHNFLNEFSKYYSEFQSVVQALAALDCLHSLALLARNKDYIRPVFVEDSEPVQICISSGRHPVLETMLQDSFVPNDTSLHADGEYCQVVTGPNMGGKSCYIRQVALIAIMAQVGSFVPASSTKLHVLDGIYTRMGACDNIQQGRSTFLEELGEASHILDTCTDQSLVILDELGRGTSTHDGVAIAYATLQYLLEQKKCMVLFVTHYPEIVSLTKGLTGRVGSYHVSYLTSQKDECTINSNGDCEDIVYLYKLVPGVSERSFGFKVAQLAQLPLSCINRASVMAMKLEEAVGDRRKNRLAQKNLEESDESREAKAFKEFSSNLKLALSEDVDSATRLQCLKHARNLALELRNR; encoded by the exons ATGGGAAAGCAAAAACAACAAGTCATCTCCCGTTTCTTCGCTCCAAAACCCAAACCCTCTTctcccccaccaccaccaccaccaccaccaccatcgtcaacATCTCCTAATATCTCCGCCACAGTCACCTTCTCCCCTCTCAAACGCCGCCGTACCTCCCACCTCATTTCCCCCTCCAACCCCAACTCTCCAGAACCCTCTCAAAACCCTACTCTCCACCAAAAGTTTCTTAACAAACTTCTACAACcctgtgatgatgatgatcaagtTTTCACTTCAAGTACCAATGTCTTATCAAACCCTAAATACACTCCACTAGAGCAACAAGTAGTTCAACTTAAACATAAATACCAAGATGTTCTTTTGATGATTGAAGTCGGTTACAGGTTTCGGTTTTTCGGCCAAGATGCGGAGAATGCTGCTAGAGTTTTGGGGATTTATGCACATATGGATCATAATTTTTTGACAGCCAGTGTACCCACTTTTAGATTGAATGTTTATGTGAGGAGGTTGGTGAGTGCAGGGTATAAAGTGGGTGTTGTCAAGCAGACGGAGACCGCCTCGATTAAGGCTCATGGGTCGAATAAATTGGGCCCCTTTTGTCGTGGCTTGTCCGCCTTGTATACCAAGGCTACCCTTGAAGCTGCTGAGGATGTGGGTGAGGGAGAGGATGGGTGTGTGTCTTGTAATAATTATTTGGTTTGTGTTGTTGATAATGAGGTTGTTGGTGTGGAGGGGACTCATGTGAAGATTGGGATTGTGGGTGTTGAGATTTCGACCGGAGATGTTGTTTTTGGAGAGTTTGATGATAATTTGTTAAGAACCGGGCTGGAAGCTAAGATATTGACCTTGTGTCCTGCTGAATTGCTTCTTGGTGATCCGTTATCTAAGCTAACCGAGAAG TTGTTAGTTGCATATGCTGGACCTGCTTCAAATGTACGGATGGAACGGGCATCTCGAGATCGCTATAAAGATGGTGGTGCACTGGCTGAAGTAATGTCTGCTTATGAGAAAATAGGCGACAGCGATACTCCTCAGGGAGAATCTGTAGAGTTAAATGGAAAGACTAAAAATCAATTG GCATTGGCCTTGACCATCAATCATTTGAAACAATTTGGTTTGGAAAGGATTCTGTGCTTGGGAGATCCATTTCGGCCTTTTTCTAATAATGTGGAGATGATCCTTTCAGCCAATGCTATGCAACAGTTAGAG GTTCTGAAGAACAACACCGATGGTTCTGAGTCTGGCTCCTTGTTTGAGTGTATGAATCAAACGCTTACCACATGTGGTTCAAGGCTTCTCAGGCACTGG GCGAGTCATCCTTTACGCGACAGAAACATGATTAATGCTCGTCTTGAAGCTGTTTCTGCGATTCTTGAATCAATGAATTCTCCTAATGCATATGGTGGTTTGCGATTCCATCAATTGTTTACTTCAGTTTTGACTAATTTAGGAAGGTTGCCTGATATCCAACGCGGAATTACAAGAATTTTCCATCGAACTGCCACCGCATCTGAG TTCATAGCAGTCATTCAAGCCATCATAGTATCAGGGAAACAGCTTCAGCAGCTTCGAGTTGAAGAAGAGGCCATTCATTCTTCATTGCTGAAAAGGTTGACTTTGACCGCATCATCATCCAGCATAATTTCTACCGCAGCAAAGCTGCTCTCTGCCTTGAACAAGGAAGCCGCTGAACAAAGGGATCTTTCCAATCTGTTTGTTGTTTCAGAAGGACAATTTGAAGAG GTTGGTGCAGCAAGGGCCAAAGTGAAGCAGGCAATGGAGAAATTAGATTTGTTAATTGGTTTATACCGTAAACAATTGAAAAATCAGAAGCTGGAGTTCATGAGTGTGTCTGGAACGACTCATCTGATAGAG TTGCCACTAGATGTAAAGGCTCCTTCAAATTGGGTGAAGGTTAACAGTACTAAGAAGACTATACGCTATCATGCACCAGAAGTGTTGGTGGCTTTAGACCACCTGTCATTGGCTAATGAGGAGCTCCTTGTTGTGTGCCGCTCAGCATGGCACAACTTTTTAAATGAGTTCAGCAAATACTATTCTGAGTTTCAAAGTGTTGTTCAAGCACTAGCAGCTTTGGATTGCTTACATTCTCTTGCTCTTCTTGCAAGAAACAAG GACTATATTCGCCCTGTTTTTGTTGAGGATAGTGAACCTGTTCAGATATGTATATCCTCAGGGCGCCATCCG GTATTGGAGACTATGTTACAAGATAGTTTTGTCCCGAATGATACAAGTTTACATGCGGATGGGGAGTATTGTCAGGTTGTTACAGGACCAAATATGGGTGGAAAGAGTTGTTATATACGGCAAGTGGCTCTCATTGCTATTATGGCACAG GTTGGTTCCTTTGTACCAGCATCATCAACAAAACTGCACGTGTTAGATGGAATTTACACAAGAATGGGAGCTTGTGATAACATTCAGCAGGGAAGAAGCACATTTTTAGAAGAATTGGGTGAGGCTTCTCATATACTTGATACTTGCACGGACCAATCTTTAGTGATTCTTGATGAGCTCGGTAGAGGCACAAGCACACATGATGGGGTTGCAATTGCTTATGCTACATTGCAATATTTGTTAGAGCAGAAAAAATGTATGGTGCTATTTGTCACTCATTATCCAGAAATAGTCAGTTTGACTAAAGGGTTGACTGGCCGTGTTGGGTCGTATCATGTTTCATATCTTACGTCACAGAAGGATGAATGTACAATCAACTCAAATGGTGACTGTGAAGACATTGTTTACCTTTATAAGCTTGTTCCTGGTGTTTCTGAAAGGAGTTTTGGATTTAAAGTCGCACAGCTTGCACAG CTACCCTTGTCATGTATAAATCGGGCAAGTGTGATGGCCATGAAATTGGAAGAAGCAGTGGGCGACAGGCGTAAAAATCGGTTGGCACAGAAGAATTTAGAAGAATCAGATGAAAGTCGAGAAGCAAAGGCCTTCAAAGAATTTTCTTCGAATCTGAAATTGGCGTTGTCAGAAGATGTTGATTCTGCAACAAGGCTGCAGTGTTTAAAGCATGCTAGAAACCTTGCACTTGAGTTGAGAAATAGGTAA
- the LOC110940551 gene encoding DNA mismatch repair protein MSH3 isoform X1 yields the protein MGKQKQQVISRFFAPKPKPSSPPPPPPPPPPSSTSPNISATVTFSPLKRRRTSHLISPSNPNSPEPSQNPTLHQKFLNKLLQPCDDDDQVFTSSTNVLSNPKYTPLEQQVVQLKHKYQDVLLMIEVGYRFRFFGQDAENAARVLGIYAHMDHNFLTASVPTFRLNVYVRRLVSAGYKVGVVKQTETASIKAHGSNKLGPFCRGLSALYTKATLEAAEDVGEGEDGCVSCNNYLVCVVDNEVVGVEGTHVKIGIVGVEISTGDVVFGEFDDNLLRTGLEAKILTLCPAELLLGDPLSKLTEKLLVAYAGPASNVRMERASRDRYKDGGALAEVMSAYEKIGDSDTPQGESVELNGKTKNQLAVMGMPDLVVQALALTINHLKQFGLERILCLGDPFRPFSNNVEMILSANAMQQLEVLKNNTDGSESGSLFECMNQTLTTCGSRLLRHWASHPLRDRNMINARLEAVSAILESMNSPNAYGGLRFHQLFTSVLTNLGRLPDIQRGITRIFHRTATASEFIAVIQAIIVSGKQLQQLRVEEEAIHSSLLKRLTLTASSSSIISTAAKLLSALNKEAAEQRDLSNLFVVSEGQFEEVGAARAKVKQAMEKLDLLIGLYRKQLKNQKLEFMSVSGTTHLIELPLDVKAPSNWVKVNSTKKTIRYHAPEVLVALDHLSLANEELLVVCRSAWHNFLNEFSKYYSEFQSVVQALAALDCLHSLALLARNKDYIRPVFVEDSEPVQICISSGRHPVLETMLQDSFVPNDTSLHADGEYCQVVTGPNMGGKSCYIRQVALIAIMAQVGSFVPASSTKLHVLDGIYTRMGACDNIQQGRSTFLEELGEASHILDTCTDQSLVILDELGRGTSTHDGVAIAYATLQYLLEQKKCMVLFVTHYPEIVSLTKGLTGRVGSYHVSYLTSQKDECTINSNGDCEDIVYLYKLVPGVSERSFGFKVAQLAQLPLSCINRASVMAMKLEEAVGDRRKNRLAQKNLEESDESREAKAFKEFSSNLKLALSEDVDSATRLQCLKHARNLALELRNR from the exons ATGGGAAAGCAAAAACAACAAGTCATCTCCCGTTTCTTCGCTCCAAAACCCAAACCCTCTTctcccccaccaccaccaccaccaccaccaccatcgtcaacATCTCCTAATATCTCCGCCACAGTCACCTTCTCCCCTCTCAAACGCCGCCGTACCTCCCACCTCATTTCCCCCTCCAACCCCAACTCTCCAGAACCCTCTCAAAACCCTACTCTCCACCAAAAGTTTCTTAACAAACTTCTACAACcctgtgatgatgatgatcaagtTTTCACTTCAAGTACCAATGTCTTATCAAACCCTAAATACACTCCACTAGAGCAACAAGTAGTTCAACTTAAACATAAATACCAAGATGTTCTTTTGATGATTGAAGTCGGTTACAGGTTTCGGTTTTTCGGCCAAGATGCGGAGAATGCTGCTAGAGTTTTGGGGATTTATGCACATATGGATCATAATTTTTTGACAGCCAGTGTACCCACTTTTAGATTGAATGTTTATGTGAGGAGGTTGGTGAGTGCAGGGTATAAAGTGGGTGTTGTCAAGCAGACGGAGACCGCCTCGATTAAGGCTCATGGGTCGAATAAATTGGGCCCCTTTTGTCGTGGCTTGTCCGCCTTGTATACCAAGGCTACCCTTGAAGCTGCTGAGGATGTGGGTGAGGGAGAGGATGGGTGTGTGTCTTGTAATAATTATTTGGTTTGTGTTGTTGATAATGAGGTTGTTGGTGTGGAGGGGACTCATGTGAAGATTGGGATTGTGGGTGTTGAGATTTCGACCGGAGATGTTGTTTTTGGAGAGTTTGATGATAATTTGTTAAGAACCGGGCTGGAAGCTAAGATATTGACCTTGTGTCCTGCTGAATTGCTTCTTGGTGATCCGTTATCTAAGCTAACCGAGAAG TTGTTAGTTGCATATGCTGGACCTGCTTCAAATGTACGGATGGAACGGGCATCTCGAGATCGCTATAAAGATGGTGGTGCACTGGCTGAAGTAATGTCTGCTTATGAGAAAATAGGCGACAGCGATACTCCTCAGGGAGAATCTGTAGAGTTAAATGGAAAGACTAAAAATCAATTG GCGGTAATGGGCATGCCTGATTTGGTTGTTCAGGCATTGGCCTTGACCATCAATCATTTGAAACAATTTGGTTTGGAAAGGATTCTGTGCTTGGGAGATCCATTTCGGCCTTTTTCTAATAATGTGGAGATGATCCTTTCAGCCAATGCTATGCAACAGTTAGAG GTTCTGAAGAACAACACCGATGGTTCTGAGTCTGGCTCCTTGTTTGAGTGTATGAATCAAACGCTTACCACATGTGGTTCAAGGCTTCTCAGGCACTGG GCGAGTCATCCTTTACGCGACAGAAACATGATTAATGCTCGTCTTGAAGCTGTTTCTGCGATTCTTGAATCAATGAATTCTCCTAATGCATATGGTGGTTTGCGATTCCATCAATTGTTTACTTCAGTTTTGACTAATTTAGGAAGGTTGCCTGATATCCAACGCGGAATTACAAGAATTTTCCATCGAACTGCCACCGCATCTGAG TTCATAGCAGTCATTCAAGCCATCATAGTATCAGGGAAACAGCTTCAGCAGCTTCGAGTTGAAGAAGAGGCCATTCATTCTTCATTGCTGAAAAGGTTGACTTTGACCGCATCATCATCCAGCATAATTTCTACCGCAGCAAAGCTGCTCTCTGCCTTGAACAAGGAAGCCGCTGAACAAAGGGATCTTTCCAATCTGTTTGTTGTTTCAGAAGGACAATTTGAAGAG GTTGGTGCAGCAAGGGCCAAAGTGAAGCAGGCAATGGAGAAATTAGATTTGTTAATTGGTTTATACCGTAAACAATTGAAAAATCAGAAGCTGGAGTTCATGAGTGTGTCTGGAACGACTCATCTGATAGAG TTGCCACTAGATGTAAAGGCTCCTTCAAATTGGGTGAAGGTTAACAGTACTAAGAAGACTATACGCTATCATGCACCAGAAGTGTTGGTGGCTTTAGACCACCTGTCATTGGCTAATGAGGAGCTCCTTGTTGTGTGCCGCTCAGCATGGCACAACTTTTTAAATGAGTTCAGCAAATACTATTCTGAGTTTCAAAGTGTTGTTCAAGCACTAGCAGCTTTGGATTGCTTACATTCTCTTGCTCTTCTTGCAAGAAACAAG GACTATATTCGCCCTGTTTTTGTTGAGGATAGTGAACCTGTTCAGATATGTATATCCTCAGGGCGCCATCCG GTATTGGAGACTATGTTACAAGATAGTTTTGTCCCGAATGATACAAGTTTACATGCGGATGGGGAGTATTGTCAGGTTGTTACAGGACCAAATATGGGTGGAAAGAGTTGTTATATACGGCAAGTGGCTCTCATTGCTATTATGGCACAG GTTGGTTCCTTTGTACCAGCATCATCAACAAAACTGCACGTGTTAGATGGAATTTACACAAGAATGGGAGCTTGTGATAACATTCAGCAGGGAAGAAGCACATTTTTAGAAGAATTGGGTGAGGCTTCTCATATACTTGATACTTGCACGGACCAATCTTTAGTGATTCTTGATGAGCTCGGTAGAGGCACAAGCACACATGATGGGGTTGCAATTGCTTATGCTACATTGCAATATTTGTTAGAGCAGAAAAAATGTATGGTGCTATTTGTCACTCATTATCCAGAAATAGTCAGTTTGACTAAAGGGTTGACTGGCCGTGTTGGGTCGTATCATGTTTCATATCTTACGTCACAGAAGGATGAATGTACAATCAACTCAAATGGTGACTGTGAAGACATTGTTTACCTTTATAAGCTTGTTCCTGGTGTTTCTGAAAGGAGTTTTGGATTTAAAGTCGCACAGCTTGCACAG CTACCCTTGTCATGTATAAATCGGGCAAGTGTGATGGCCATGAAATTGGAAGAAGCAGTGGGCGACAGGCGTAAAAATCGGTTGGCACAGAAGAATTTAGAAGAATCAGATGAAAGTCGAGAAGCAAAGGCCTTCAAAGAATTTTCTTCGAATCTGAAATTGGCGTTGTCAGAAGATGTTGATTCTGCAACAAGGCTGCAGTGTTTAAAGCATGCTAGAAACCTTGCACTTGAGTTGAGAAATAGGTAA